In Gossypium hirsutum isolate 1008001.06 chromosome D06, Gossypium_hirsutum_v2.1, whole genome shotgun sequence, one genomic interval encodes:
- the LOC107897665 gene encoding probable microtubule-binding protein TANGLED isoform X2 gives MRTTLKCKQESLRMKNSTPRKSPVGKFPATVGGECRRMSLPAMLVGETVGEILQANQFAIQILAIVDNKTKNTSEDPKTPLTEHRKQIYQFLKAECGGGEENRISPEK, from the exons ATGAGGACTACTCTCAAATGCAAGCAAGAGTCCTTGAG GATGAAGAACTCTACTCCAAGGAAATCACCAGTTGGGAAGTTTCCAGCCACTGTAGGAG GTGAATGTAGGAGAATGTCATTACCAGCAATGTTAGTAGGGGAAACAGTGGGTGAAATACTTCAAGCAAATCAATTTGCAATACAGATCCTAGCTATTGTTGATAACAAAACCAAGAATACTTCTGAGGATCCTAAAACTCCATTGACTGAACATAGGAAgcaaatatatcaatttttaaag GCAGAATGCGGTGGTGGAGAGGAAAACCGTATTAGTCCCGAAAAGTGA
- the LOC107897665 gene encoding probable microtubule-binding protein TANGLED isoform X1 gives MRTTLKCKQESLRMKNSTPRKSPVGKFPATVGGECRRMSLPAMLVGETVGEILQANQFAIQILAIVDNKTKNTSEDPKTPLTEHRKQIYQFLKSLMEKDDSKCRQNAVVERKTVLVPKSETIVHAIVTNVKTFDYQLSNGDMKPIKEGLNGLKTTRKQRSKGRK, from the exons ATGAGGACTACTCTCAAATGCAAGCAAGAGTCCTTGAG GATGAAGAACTCTACTCCAAGGAAATCACCAGTTGGGAAGTTTCCAGCCACTGTAGGAG GTGAATGTAGGAGAATGTCATTACCAGCAATGTTAGTAGGGGAAACAGTGGGTGAAATACTTCAAGCAAATCAATTTGCAATACAGATCCTAGCTATTGTTGATAACAAAACCAAGAATACTTCTGAGGATCCTAAAACTCCATTGACTGAACATAGGAAgcaaatatatcaatttttaaag TCTCTGATGGAAAAGGATGATTCGAAATGCAGGCAGAATGCGGTGGTGGAGAGGAAAACCGTATTAGTCCCGAAAAGTGAAACCATAGTTCATGCAATTGTTACGAATGTTAAAACATttgactaccaattaagcaatgGTGATATGAAGCCAATAAAAGAAggtttgaatggtttgaaaacAACTCGGAAGCAGCGATCCAAAGGACGCAAGTGA